TACAGTACTCTAAGATAAACTCCTACCAAACAatcaaagataattttttcaCTTACAAAGGTTCCTCGTGGTCGGCTAACTCCTGCAAAGCCTGAGTATTCTTTCATTTCATGGTGAGTTTTAaattcttcttctctttccttcttactCTCCTTTTCTTCTCGAGAACTGGGAGAAGAAGGTGATGCTGAAGAGGATGAAGATCGAGAATGATCTTGCTCTCTTTTATGTTTActgcaaaataaagaaaacaaaaaatgtgctacttttaaaaagataaagaccCTGCTGAATCTTACAACAGAAGAGATATTTTTCAAGTCAACAACACTATCCcctaataaaattatgtaaataaaataattgggtGTTAAACTTTGACACAGTCTGTTTCCATCCTCCTTCAATATGTGTTTTACATCAATAATGAAAAACATGCTAGGGCCTGCCAGTTAGAAAATAGTAGTCTGTAAAGGTCAAGAATAAGGTTCAGttctttagtatttttaaattaacttatatcttttattactttaatgaaaggaagagaagagtagGAAAAAGTAAGGATGTTCTTAAGGCCAAGTTTCAAAATGACTGCAGTTTGTACACCCTGGGTGAAAATAGTTGGTATAGTTTGGGCTATAGTACCATTATAGCAAATAAAAAGCATATGACATTACAAATAACAGCCATAAATTTAATAACACAAACAAAATCCACCATTTACCTAATGAATAGCAAGGAAAAAGATTATCTATAATACTTTGTGTTCCTATTTGACTCTATGATGATCAAATTTACATGATTTAATGCAACACCCGAAAAGGTCATACCTGTAGTTAACTCTTACCACTGCTAACAGTTTCcaaggaaatattattttgaaagacTAATACACATTGCTATTTCTAGTCCTTCCTCCCCCCCATCTCTCCCATGTTAAACCACTAGATATCAGTTTAAAATTCTTGTACTCTGGGTGTTATGAGTTGAAAAAGTGCGGAATCAAGCATAACGAACCAAAGTTCTTACACAAACTGTTTCTAGAAATGCACTGCATTGAAGTCCAACCTCCTGATGTAGCCTGGATAATAGGACAcattaatttgtcattttttttttcagtgttagcTTGCTATTCCAAAGTTTTTGTCCTCATCCACCATAAGCCGTGTAAAAGACAAATACATTTTTGctgtaaaacaaataattttaattgtttaaatttaAACATTCGATTACACAGTCAAAATTGAAAGCAATTAAGCTGACAATTATTAAAGGCTAATTAGAAGCTAAAACCTATCTTAGTCAGTTTGAACAATTACCTGTCATCTTTGTAAGATTTGTATTCCTTGTAATCTTTTGgagttttttcctgctttcttgaTCCACTGGATTCCCTGGAGCCCTTGGAATCTCCCCgttctttacttctttcttttctacgGCGATCAATGTCATGCCGAAGGTCAGCAGAGTCACACCTTAATTTTTTATCTCCCTATAAAAGACAGatataaaatacagatttcaggggagaaatagaaaaaatatatatacacatattatagaGTTAAATTTTATGCCAGCTTCTAAACTGGCATTTTAGTATCAGAAAATAATGAATCATATAAGATACTATCACTtagtttttgttaaaaaatgtaCCTGACTATTTTTACTAAACATTTGTGTATACAAAGTGCAGTGGGACTGGGGAAACTATTAAAAGCTAATTATCTTGAGAATTTTGCAGGTTTTTATCCAAAACAATCTATAATAAATTTTTGTACAGTAaatgatacaaatattttttccactcAGCACATCCTTATTATCCCTCATCCTTCCAAATGCTGTTTTCAATAGTTGAACAATGACAGATGTTATAATCTGTAGTTGTAATGTAGCCTTCTACCTAAATAAAAGAGATCCTAACATACTGGTTCTCATTACTTAAGCCTCATTATGATCAAGCTCTTCCCAAATAATCTGACCaacccaataaaaaaaaaaaaacttcaaaagtaaGAATTCTATAATTTCCATAACATGCAcgtaaaatattattaatgaaaCCAATTGGTTGAACAAGGGTAGAAACAAAGCCAGAAAGATATTCGCAATCCTGTACTCAGTATCTTGGGCCATATACTGCCCTTTCTCAATTCAGGTATTGCAACGGACATTAGTTTAACTGGGTCACAATTCACCTCCTTCTTGTTCCATTGCTTTTtcaaatactatataatttagGAAGATGGAAAGAGGCATCTAGGAATGAAGAGAAATTATACATCAGTAAGATGCTAAGCAATGTGGACATCCTTGCTAGTATTCAACAATAAGTAGTATTTACTCTGGGAAGTCTGGCTATAATATTCATAAGCATTCATAAAACTGAAAGTACGTATCTCCAAATGATATCAACTACTCACCTATTTGCTCCCAgagtcacaaagaaaaaaatctaatcaaGAGCAAAAAAACCTTCCTATTCACCTAGGTATTACCAAGTCCACAAGTAACAAGATAATGTAagtgaaactactttgtaaatTACAAACGATATATACATAATTACATATTAACGTGTTATTCATCCAGACAGGATAAAAACCAATGGCATATCCTCTTGTCTATTCATCAATTATCTCTACTTTTTCTCCTCTGGATCAAAATCTGGTCTATGTAATGAGGAGAGAAGATACTCACTGTCAGAGCACGAGGACAGACTAAACTGTTGGGAAAACTAAATTAACAACTTTGAACCCAAGATATTATTTaagttaaaaaccaaaaaaagtatTCACTACTCAGAATCTGTTCTTTCAAGATCAATAAGCCccatgcaaaacaaaaacaaaaaaaaaacagaacaaaaaaaaaccttgtttGTAAGCTCTAGATTCCACATCTAGTAAGTTAATAGCATGCCCTATTAAACTTGTATACTACCACTGTCCATAACAGCTTCTAGTAACAAACGTGCCTATTTTCAAAATAACCCAATTATTCAACAACTCTGCAAAACAGATGCATTCTCATTTTTCTAATTAGAAAAGCAAGGTTCAAGAGgttattttccaaatatcatGTAGATAGTACTTAGTGACAACCAGAATTGGAACCAAGCAGTACTTCCAAGTCCCCTAATCTCTTCAAAACAGTTGCTCCCTTTCTGCCTTTCCCCACATTTCTACTACTAGACATTTTATGGCCTGATATAGATTAGTCTACCTGGCAAAGGTCATTTTGAATTGTCAAGAGTATATTGGAGACCCCTTAACCACTGAATTCCATTCTCACCAAGACCCCTCAATATCCTTCACAGGCTCCTCTCTCATGTTTAAAAGACATTCCCCCAATCCCCAAACATTCCAAGAGTGACAAGTCTTTGTTCCAAACGTTCATTTGTAAACCAGTTCTTAGAATGCTTATTTCTTAATCCACATCAAAAATGCTCAGTAGCATGGGGATTATTTCTTGTTATCTGTGAAGAACCTAGAGATATTAATTTAGACACACAAATCGAGAAATATTTACTCTGGCTAATGAATCTCATCTCAAAATTCTAATTTGtatctttgattttataatttcccTTTGTCTACCCACTGATTCTTTACACTTTTCTTaggactattttttttcctttcattagtgttttgaaAAAACACTCTTGGTTTAAATTTAAGACACTTAGTATAGTGTCATGTCACCTTAATTTCTTCCAGGAAGAAACAGTATGTACACTACCATAATATAGTTATGAATTAAAAGTAGAAGATATCTATAGACATTTTGCCTTGAGAAACTATATTTGGTACAATATCATTAACTAAGCTGAacttaacatgaaaaaaaattacattcaaaAACATaccttttgattttcttctttaaaaactcTCTCTTCCCCTGCTAAACGGGTATGCTTCCTCAGGGTACTTGGTGagatgtcaattctccttaatgtaaaataaaatatatttttagtcatATTATTAACTTTTTGGTTCAAAAACATCCACACGATTATCCATTTTCCTAAGACAGTTATTTCTCTCCCAATCAACTAATTTAGCACACCAAGACTATTAATTTAGTTTATAATacacaattaagaaaaaatatccacAAAGAATGAATTAAAATGCTCCAAccagatatttttatatagaagTGAAGTCTGGCCTTTAAAACATCAAACTTATTTTAgccatcaaaaatagaaaaaatgtgtTTCGATTAAACTGGATATGATTTTAAGCATCAACAAACACACATGAATAGGATTATTTGCTCCTGTCTTCAGTATTTTTAGATATTCAGTGCCCTTTAGTTTTATTCTGCGCCTTTCCTTTCTAAGTCAGTATTGGCTGCAACTACCCAGTGCTTCTTTAGCAGTCATCACCAAAATCACACCAACTGTGTACAAAGTACCAAGTCAGATACTTCATAGCCAATATCACTGTCACTGCCACCCTGCAAAACTGGCATGATTATCCACATTTCGTATATGAAAAAACTTACGTCCAGAGATTAAGTTGTTCATCACAATGCAACGAAGAGACAAAGTCAGGATTTCAACACAACTATCTGACTTCAATGCTCATGCtttcgttctctctctctcaccaaacatatatttcaCTGGAAATTCGAAGGTAACTCTAGGCCTCCACTGCCCCTCCCAAAAACCAAACTAATTGATAACTATTTAATTCCATACTGCAAAGTAATAAGAGTTAATATTTCAAGTTCTAACAACCAGTTTCAACTAAGCTGAAAATCAAGAATTATAGAATTTTCAagactttgaaatatatttatttaaagtataaatgAGGAATAATACTTGtatcaatgacaaaaacaaacTTCCAATACAATCTTGTTTTAACAGTGTCTTCCTATCAAAACAACGTTTTTATATGCCAGTTCAGCAGGATACATACCTGTGTATTTCAGGGCTCTTTTGCCGAGTACTATGTTCTTCAGTGGCTTTCTGATACGAAGTGAACCGCTCGTTTAGGGTCATTGCAGCTGACTTGAAGTATTGCTCTGTTGATTTAGAAGAAATACTGTCCGATTAGTTAACTTTACTTTAAGAGAGATTTGTTTGTGACAGAAGGGCATGTAGcaggtgaaaagaaaataaaaataagaaacctaGCAAAAGAGAATCAAGTGTTACAAGGAACTCCTACCCTTTCAATTTCTTGTACCTCAACAGGAGAGTGTTTCGAAAGTTGCTCACAGGTCCCTGTCAATACTACATCTAATCCAAGAGCAATTAATAGATTAAATCAAGAGTCTCTAATTCCACTTCATTAATACACTACTTCctcaaaacaaaaaggaacatAATCTATGGATGCTCTAATACCTTGCCAATATGAACCAATGACATTACTTCAAGTAATCatttgcagaaaacaaaaaacaggaaaatatggaGTTAACTAAAAAGCTTGTTTGGGTCAACTATCAAATTTCATCAGTGACTATATGCTGCCATATCAACAAAAATGGATTTATAAAAACACTGAATATTATCACccaaattggaaaaatatttttaaatcaattaacaTTCAATAATTACTCCAAAAATCTGGCATCTTGGCAAACCCAACAGCAAATTTGATACTGCTGTTTTGTCTCTCTTTAAACAATTTTCAAACTAGTAATATCAatactgattatttttaaaaccagttCAAGATATGttgtaaatgtaaaatagaaaGACGTATAAAGTCATGAGCTATGAAATGTCACATTATGAAGCAAGCTATCTGCTTAACAGGTCAACATACATCTGTTGTCAACTTACCGCCCAATATCCAGCACATGTCTCATAACCAATCATTAAAACTTGAAACGGCCACTACAAGGGTAGTGCCTCAATCATAATTCCATgaaacccaggaatttgagctAGCAACTCAGTTTTTATGCCATTTTTGCCAGGAAGACAGAAGATTCAACTTTGCCTGTATCTTTCAACAGCTATTTTACTTTGAAACATGGATTTTGCCATTTCAAAACATATTCCAGGACCTAgttacaatgaaaaagaaaacatcactgGGCATTTTCAGCTCTATATAAAGTAAGAGCTGTTCAGATCGGTTGCACAATACCAATTATGAAACATCACtacagttctttaaaaaaaaaaaaaagaaaaaagaaaaaggaaaaaatttatcaaaacctGATCTCAAAATTCAGTAATAAATTGTAAAATGTGGAGCTAGgccaaaaaagattaaaaaattaaaaaaaaaagaatgtttcatattttatgtaccacaGTAATATGGTCATAAACTGGTTCACAAACCTACTCAGAGCCAAATAGCAAAACTGTCTTGTTACCGTGTTTAAATAATTACAGCCCAAAAGAAATTCATCTAACTATTCACTGTTCTGATGTATCAACTGCATAAAGAACTGCTAGAGGCAAGTTTCATCTATTACAGTGAGCTGTTCTCATGTCAAacgatagattttttaaaagcggGGAGGGGATTAATTTTAAAGGCCAACAGTCTTTGAAGTTCCTGAGAAAGAATATGTCTCATAGTAAGTTGCTttttaaacacagaaacaaaacaacaaaaacaaaacttaaccTAACTGCCCAAAAGACATACTTGAAAATCTTCGAAAATTATTAGTAACTCTGCAACTAAAATTACATACtggtaaaaattttttaaaaaaatcattactttAGTTGAAATAAACAACCTTATCTTTAGGACCTAAAGAAGTGTCATCATTTTGCTAATTAGTCACTATTCATGTAATcagtatttatataatatacttcTAAATTCCTTGAacgtttttcctttaaaaatcctgataaattttcttgttttatcattttaagatttttatgtataaaaaattaagcgcaaaaaaagtgtttttccaccatttcagatttctttaaaagttgaaaagaaattCTTAGAAATATTCAATAACAATACTGTCTTTGTTATAAATCTATGCCAAGATTATCACAAGCCATAGGCATGCAATGAAAGACTATCTGTAAGCCTTCTGCACTTCAAGTACATTACAATGACATACTTAAAAAACACTTTtagcattcaacaaaatctacATCATGTTCTACCATGATACAGATTTTTAGCATATGGTTTCTCCAGCatttcaattactttttattaACTATCTTCATAAGTTTCAATGCTAGCAAGACTAGGGATTCTCTTCTATGAAACTACTTCTCCAAGTTTTAATAATATTGGATGTATATTTGCTAGCCCTGGGGTACATGAATTATTAAGCataattacacatttttttatttgcatgCAAGAGAAATTTAATTCACGATACTAAACATACTAAGCATACCTTTAACATGATGAACCAAGGACAcaatgtgttgaataaatgactCTGAAGTGCTTTTGCTGGCCTGTGGCAACTTAATGTGGTCAAAGATGGATCGGAATTCTTGCTCCTTCTTGACAGAATGGACAAGTGTACTAGCAAGCAGCCTGTCTTTAGTCAAGGAAGCAGGTCTGGAACATAttgataacacacacacacacaaaatataccattggtttaaatataaaaatgctatgTTCAGAAAGTTTAAGATAATTAACTGGAATACTGACTGCCCACAGATTATTTACTGGGCATCAATATGGAATTACCTGTTAGAATCATCAAGAGGAACGGGTGCCATTTTGAGTTTGACTTCAGGACGGTGAGAATCACTCGCTATCATTTTGATCCTAAGTGGGCTTTCCTCTCTGAAGGTAGACTTTTCTCGTGCATCCAGATTCTTGTGTAGAGGGGGACTGTAATCAAAGAGGTCTTTGAGCTTTTCAGACTTTACCTGCTCAGGTGACTGAGTTTCTTTCTTTACTGttattctttcagaatttttgtcttcttctttGTGCTTATCTTTTGTAGTGCTAGGCCTTTCCACTACATATCCAGTCTCtttaagtttataatttttttcttctctaaatccATCACTTTCTCTATTGCCTTTCAGTGAAACTTTGGACTTGTACTTGAGTCCTTCCTCCTCAGTATTCCGGTGAGATGCAGTAGCAAAACTTTTACCCTGATCTGCGAGGACTGACTTCCTAAACTGTCTATAATCCTCTGTCTCCTCTGTGTCATCCCCTTCTGAATCATTAAACTTTTGTTTTCCAGACTCTTTATCACTGAAGTAATCTAGAGCTTCCTGATCTTCCCAttctccctctgccctcccttTCTCTGATCCTTTCTCTTTTGAAGCCTCTTTATCCCTGGTATTACCCCTATCAAGCAGGAATACTCTAGACTCTTCATCTGTGAACCTGCGAATAAGCAAAGAAGAGGATAGTAACTCTGGATTGCATTCACTGTAGATCGCTTCCATATTTAAATGTGTTGCCCAATCCCTCAGGACCAGCAAGAGAGAAAATAACCCTATTGAAAAGTGCTTTTTCAGAttccacttttaaaaatcattgaaagCATCCATATAGAACTTATgtactaacttttaaaataaatttacatttgaCTTCTGAAGTTTAAAACACAAAGCCAATCACAAAAACCTGTCCTATTTAGTCACAATCCACAATTCTGCACTAACACGAACTTCTAGAGATtgtctaaatttaatttttgaagcTAAGAACCACTAATAGATAATACATTGTTAGAATTCTATTGATAATTATCCCCAAAATTCCAGATAATATTATCTATTAATATAAACAAGAGTTCACACAAATGGATTTAATTACCACTGCAGTAATTTAATACTTTATGAAAATCACAGAACAGTTCATATAAACTTGCTCTAGAAAAATAATGATTTCTGGCACTATTTCATAGAAACTAATGATCAGTTCAATCATAAATTCTAGATTGTGCAGTGCTATTCCACAAACAGCATGTTTCCTCtattttctcacttttaagtcAAATCACAATACATGAAGCAACCAATTTTCATTGTTAGCAACTTTCAGCAACACTTGAAATCAGAATTTAAACAATGTATCTGTTTCAAATGTCATTAGTCAGTGAGAAATACCATTACCTTTTGTATAGTCAGGCTGAAACCATTAAATATTGACAGCCAGACTGTTTATGCCACCTAAGAACATGCAATATAGCTGCATTATTTATGTAGGTCACATTCTAatagtgaaaagaacaaaataagccTTCAATGCTTTAAGAAACTTAATTTCTAAAAGGTTTACAGTTATTAGCAACATATATCATTTAGTTATGCTCTAAGCTACTCAACTTCTCctcatctgtatttttaattctgGACCGAAAATGGTAAAATTAAGAGGAGGAATAGAAATTaggttttttttattctttttaaagagacagggtcttgctctatcgcccaggctggagtgcagtaggcgcaatcatagctcaccacagccttgaactcctgggctcaagagatcctcccgcctcagcctcctgagtagctggataaattaatttttattaaaacactTAGCTTCCAAAGTTCACCAGATAAGAGTAAAAACAATTTGGAGTTAAACCGCTAGTTAAATACATATCACAATTTTATTTAGCGGTTTGGAGTAAAAACCGCTAGTTAAATACATATCACAATTTTACGTTTATAATTCCAAACAGAattcaaagaacaaaaacaatattATAATCTAGATTCTGTATTTTAGTTTTTACCTTTTTAAGAACTTCCCAGTCTTTGCAGTTTCCTGATCTCCACCATCAGGATAAAATGAGGACCGGCCCCTAGACTCATCTCTTGGAGCATTCTGTGGTGCGACTGTCTTTGCAGGACTTCTTCGTGAAGGGATGTGATGAATTGGACTATTCTGAGAAGGACTGTATCGACTAGATCCATTTCCAACAGAACCAGACCCAGACCTTTCAGGACTATGCTGAATGGAATGTGAATGCTGAGAAGGAGTATTTTTTGCAGAGTGAACTGTACTGAGCATGGGAGCATCAGAGCAAGATGAACTCTGACTAGGTGGTGTAGCAATAGGTGAAGGACTATGGGGTGATCTAGGACTATTATCATAAGCTGAAAGGCCAGGCCAAATATCACCGGATGTGGCTGATGACTTATTAAATTCATCGATAGACTCAGATGGGTCATGTTCAAATGTATCTTTCGGTTCCTCCTGTGATTTACTTTTCAACGGACTCTCTTCTTGGGGTTCCCCTTCagcttttttggtttgtttttcctgAGACCCTCGTCTTTTAGAAACAGGAGATTTGCTATATGGGGATGAAGAACGAGAAGAGGATGATCTTGGAGACCTAGAAGATCTATATGACCGGCGAGATCTGCTTCTGGATCTTTGAGAAGAAACGGATCTTCTTTTTGGACTCCTGGAACGTGAACGACCTCGTCTAGGACTCCTAGAGTGCCTTCTATTCCAGACAGGTCTATAACCACCTCGATGATATCTACCTCCTCCTCCTTGATAATACCCTCTACCCCTTCCTCTGTACCCATAAGGTCGTCTCATTCCTCTATTATTTCTGTAATCACGACGATAATCTCTAGAATACATACGATCTCTACTACGAGACCTTGAATATGTTCTGGAACGAGACCTagaactaaaaatgaaataaatatcaatgcaagaaaaataaagtattccATGCTACCATTCTAAATACTCTGGTTGAATATAACATGTAAATAAACAGTAAAGGtaaaaatacacttttttaaaaaactcatctGTACAAAAGTTTATGGTTTCCAATCAAAAAGCCTAAGGTAAATACTGAGAGAATACCTTAAAGACCTTACAAATGAAggcacaaaacacacacacacacacacacacacacacacacacacgtgcgtgtGTTATATATATCACACGCATTAGGACATATTAACAAATTGTAGTACCTCTAGGCAAGCACTTAAATTGATAttgtaaaagaatatttaatggcATGGCATAATATATAGTTAAATGGGGGAAAAGATTACAAAAAACTATCAGTGAGATACTATTAATTAAATACATACACAATATAAAGTTAAGCCTGGTGGGGGAAAAAGAATGAGCATCAACTACTATTAATTCTTAATGGTATTATGGTCATTTGTATTTTCAACTTCTGGTTTCTGTTTTCTATGCTAAGTATGTATtactattttaacaaaaataaccagagttgttaattttttttaacaaaaaaaattattttgttagaaTTCAAAGATTCACAGTCAGAAATGagaaactataaaacaatatGCAGAGATTGTTTACTGTCAAATTCTTGCATTACCCAATTCATCTCTCAACATTGTGGACAAATACAAAGAAACCTACCATATATTATACAGTAAAATTTGAGACCTGGAGTCAGACTAACTGGATTTCAATccaagctctgccatttactagagCTTGTTACCTGGACATTCTCATTTTCTCGCTTACAATAAGGATAACAATAGATCCATTTCACAGGGTTCTttgagaataaaatacattttggggTTTAGCACTGTGTTTACGAtactcattcaacaagtattaactgatataattatttaaaaaatttaaagcacaTTAAATCACCTGTATCGCTTCTTTCTAGAATGAGATCTTGATCTTGATCGAGAACTAGACTGTGATCTAGACTTTGACCTTGAAGAATGTGATCTAGAATTGGAGCGACCCATTTCTTTTCTCCTAATCAAATGATAGggcaaaaaaaggttaaaattacaatatgatatttaaaattttacattattacttattttcagataaaatttgatttttacaaGTTTCTCAAAGGCTATTATTCACCATCCTTTTCAAATCAGTATTCAGAAGACAAGTCAATTATCCCTGACTAAAACTGTTTTCACCTGCATGACAGGTACTGTCGATTAAAGACACAACTGAAGATTTTTACGGACTGCCCCACTTATGAGCCTCAATCCAAAAAGGCAGCAGCTGCAGAAGCCAGAAAAAGCAATGAGACTGCAGCAGCATGTTATGTGTTATTCCACGCCCAATACAAATGCCTACCCCTCCTgtaagaaagataaataataaaggtACTACAGATAAGgcaactgaaataaaataaagtgtcaCAATACTAACAAAAAATAAACCTACCAGGCTGTTATCATAGTGCTTTATGGCCTTGAAAATGAGACTGAACTGACCACTCCATATACACAATCCTGTCTGGAGTGGTACTGGATAGTATCCTAGAACAATACAGGACACTAAGTTTCTGAACAGCTGGAGCCATGGCTCTGCTCTCAGTACTCATGACTCCAGAATAAAGTGGACTTATGTGACAATGCCTAGTTCACCCTGAAGCTTTCTGTtaagaagatttaaaaagaataaaagataaagaattgGAGGGATTACTTCAAGAAAGATTTATTagaactacaagaaaaaaaacttggGCACCAGTAGTTTAACTTTTCTAAACACTACATGGTATCCAATGCTATAATTAGACCTCATTGGGTACAGAAATCAGTAACTGTCAAAACTAATTGATTTATAAGATCTACTGATTgaaaaaacatacacatatagcAAATCACTGCATGCATATCCCAAATGTCACATTTTCAACTTTTCAATGATTAATGAGATTATATCTTAGCCTCTCAAGCTTGTTTTTGCTGCATAGaactatttccaaatttacactaACTTACTCAAAAAGTATTCATTTCAATAAAAATCAACTTACTAAACTTCTAACACCTTGCAATTCCCATAATACTTAAATAGTATCTCCTACAACCAAGTATTTTTGAAGGCACTTATTTTACCTACCTAGACTTTGTTCGGtataataaaatagtatttggAGGTACTAAGATGAGTTCAGTTATAGAAGTAGTAATGGTAATACTTGGA
This DNA window, taken from Pan paniscus chromosome 5, NHGRI_mPanPan1-v2.0_pri, whole genome shotgun sequence, encodes the following:
- the BCLAF1 gene encoding bcl-2-associated transcription factor 1 isoform X1, giving the protein MGRSNSRSHSSRSKSRSQSSSRSRSRSHSRKKRYSSRSRSRTYSRSRSRDRMYSRDYRRDYRNNRGMRRPYGYRGRGRGYYQGGGGRYHRGGYRPVWNRRHSRSPRRGRSRSRSPKRRSVSSQRSRSRSRRSYRSSRSPRSSSSRSSSPYSKSPVSKRRGSQEKQTKKAEGEPQEESPLKSKSQEEPKDTFEHDPSESIDEFNKSSATSGDIWPGLSAYDNSPRSPHSPSPIATPPSQSSSCSDAPMLSTVHSAKNTPSQHSHSIQHSPERSGSGSVGNGSSRYSPSQNSPIHHIPSRRSPAKTVAPQNAPRDESRGRSSFYPDGGDQETAKTGKFLKRFTDEESRVFLLDRGNTRDKEASKEKGSEKGRAEGEWEDQEALDYFSDKESGKQKFNDSEGDDTEETEDYRQFRKSVLADQGKSFATASHRNTEEEGLKYKSKVSLKGNRESDGFREEKNYKLKETGYVVERPSTTKDKHKEEDKNSERITVKKETQSPEQVKSEKLKDLFDYSPPLHKNLDAREKSTFREESPLRIKMIASDSHRPEVKLKMAPVPLDDSNRPASLTKDRLLASTLVHSVKKEQEFRSIFDHIKLPQASKSTSESFIQHIVSLVHHVKEQYFKSAAMTLNERFTSYQKATEEHSTRQKSPEIHRRIDISPSTLRKHTRLAGEERVFKEENQKGDKKLRCDSADLRHDIDRRRKERSKERGDSKGSRESSGSRKQEKTPKDYKEYKSYKDDSKHKREQDHSRSSSSSASPSSPSSREEKESKKEREEEFKTHHEMKEYSGFAGVSRPRGTFFRIRGRGRARGVFAGTNTGPNNSNTTFQKRPKEEEWDPEYTPKSKKYFLHDDRDDGVDYWAKRGRGRGTFQRGRGRFNFKKSGSSPKWTHDKYQGDGIVEDEEETMENNEEKKDRRKEEKE
- the BCLAF1 gene encoding bcl-2-associated transcription factor 1 isoform X2, with the protein product MGRSNSRSHSSRSKSRSQSSSRSRSRSHSRKKRYRSRSRTYSRSRSRDRMYSRDYRRDYRNNRGMRRPYGYRGRGRGYYQGGGGRYHRGGYRPVWNRRHSRSPRRGRSRSRSPKRRSVSSQRSRSRSRRSYRSSRSPRSSSSRSSSPYSKSPVSKRRGSQEKQTKKAEGEPQEESPLKSKSQEEPKDTFEHDPSESIDEFNKSSATSGDIWPGLSAYDNSPRSPHSPSPIATPPSQSSSCSDAPMLSTVHSAKNTPSQHSHSIQHSPERSGSGSVGNGSSRYSPSQNSPIHHIPSRRSPAKTVAPQNAPRDESRGRSSFYPDGGDQETAKTGKFLKRFTDEESRVFLLDRGNTRDKEASKEKGSEKGRAEGEWEDQEALDYFSDKESGKQKFNDSEGDDTEETEDYRQFRKSVLADQGKSFATASHRNTEEEGLKYKSKVSLKGNRESDGFREEKNYKLKETGYVVERPSTTKDKHKEEDKNSERITVKKETQSPEQVKSEKLKDLFDYSPPLHKNLDAREKSTFREESPLRIKMIASDSHRPEVKLKMAPVPLDDSNRPASLTKDRLLASTLVHSVKKEQEFRSIFDHIKLPQASKSTSESFIQHIVSLVHHVKEQYFKSAAMTLNERFTSYQKATEEHSTRQKSPEIHRRIDISPSTLRKHTRLAGEERVFKEENQKGDKKLRCDSADLRHDIDRRRKERSKERGDSKGSRESSGSRKQEKTPKDYKEYKSYKDDSKHKREQDHSRSSSSSASPSSPSSREEKESKKEREEEFKTHHEMKEYSGFAGVSRPRGTFFRIRGRGRARGVFAGTNTGPNNSNTTFQKRPKEEEWDPEYTPKSKKYFLHDDRDDGVDYWAKRGRGRGTFQRGRGRFNFKKSGSSPKWTHDKYQGDGIVEDEEETMENNEEKKDRRKEEKE
- the BCLAF1 gene encoding bcl-2-associated transcription factor 1 isoform X3; amino-acid sequence: MGRSNSRSHSSRSKSRSQSSSRSRSRSHSRKKRYSSRSRSRTYSRSRSRDRMYSRDYRRDYRNNRGMRRPYGYRGRGRGYYQGGGGRYHRGGYRPVWNRRHSRSPRRGRSRSRSPKRRSVSSQRSRSRSRRSYRSSRSPRSSSSRSSSPYSKSPVSKRRGSQEKQTKKAEGEPQEESPLKSKSQEEPKDTFEHDPSESIDEFNKSSATSGDIWPGLSAYDNSPRSPHSPSPIATPPSQSSSCSDAPMLSTVHSAKNTPSQHSHSIQHSPERSGSGSVGNGSSRYSPSQNSPIHHIPSRRSPAKTVAPQNAPRDESRGRSSFYPDGGDQETAKTGKFLKRFTDEESRVFLLDRGNTRDKEASKEKGSEKGRAEGEWEDQEALDYFSDKESGKQKFNDSEGDDTEETEDYRQFRKSVLADQGKSFATASHRNTEEEGLKYKSKVSLKGNRESDGFREEKNYKLKETGYVVERPSTTKDKHKEEDKNSERITVKKETQSPEQVKSEKLKDLFDYSPPLHKNLDAREKSTFREESPLRIKMIASDSHRPEVKLKMAPVPLDDSNRPASLTKDRLLASTLVHSVKKEQEFRSIFDHIKLPQASKSTSESFIQHIVSLVHHVKEQYFKSAAMTLNERFTSYQKATEEHSTRQKSPEIHRRIDISPSTLRKHTRLAGEERVFKEENQKGDKKLRCDSADLRHDIDRRRKERSKERGDSKGSRESSGSRKQEKTPKDYKEYKSYKDDSKHKREQDHSRSSSSSASPSSPSSREEKESKKEREEEFKTHHEMKEYSGFAGVSRPRGTFHDDRDDGVDYWAKRGRGRGTFQRGRGRFNFKKSGSSPKWTHDKYQGDGIVEDEEETMENNEEKKDRRKEEKE